DNA from Sphingomonas psychrotolerans:
CCGAGCGCCTTTCGATCTTCGCCGCGAGCGTCTTGTCCCAGCCATAGGGGTCGCCGCGGAAGTTCATCTGGCCGTTCGCGCTGGCGAACGCGGTCCAGTAGAGCAGATAGACCTGCACCTGGTCCTGCGGCTGGAGCTGGACGCGCAGCGTCTTGCCCTTGCCCAGCGCCTCGTCGATTTGCTCGGGTTGCCATGCCGGATCGTTGCGCAGCAGCAATTGCGCGAGCGGACCCGGCTTCTCGAGCCGCACGCAGCCATGGCTATCGAGCCGGTCGAAGCTCGCGAACTTCGCCTGCGCCGGCGTGTCGTGGAGATACACCGCATAGGGGTTGGCGAAGTCGAACTTGTAGAGCCCGAGCGCGCTCTTCGGCCCCGGCTGCTGCTGGATCCGGCGGGCCGCGCCGGTGCCGATGATCTTGTAATTGTTGCGCGCCAGATAGGCCGCGCCCTTGGGGAACAGCTCCTTGGCGGCGATCCCGGCCGGCACGTTCCACGGCGGATTGAGCACGATCGAGTGGATGCGCGACTGGAGCATCGGCGTCTCGTTGCCCGGCCGCCCGGTGACTGCCTTCATCGAGGCGATCGGCGCATCGCCTTCGAACACCGTCAGCACCGCCGCGGCGATGTTGACCTGGATGCGCTTGGCCGGAAGCTCCGAGGGCAGCCAGCGCCAGCGCTCCATGTTCGCCATGATCTGGCGCACGCGATCGGCGGCGGGCACGTTGAGCGCCCGCAGCGTCCCGGTCGACACCAGCCCGGTGGGATTGAGCCCATAGCGCCGCTGCGCCCGGACCACCGCTTCCTTGAGCGCCGCATCGAACTTGTCGCCGCCGGCGGCGACCTCGCTGTCCTCGACCGCGAGCCGCTTGCGCAGCGCCGCAACGCGCGGCCCGCTCGCGCCGACCGCGAGATCCGGACCGGCGGCAAGCGTCGCCCAGCCGCCATTCGCCTCTATTTTCCGATAGTTGACGAGCCCCTTTTGCAGTCCGTCATAGCCGGCATAAGGCGGCGGCAGCGCGCGGAACCACGCGGCGATCCGGTCGCGCTTCACTGCGTCGGCAAAGGCGGGGACGGGGTCATAGGCGACCGGCCGCAGCCCCCAATCCTGCTGGAAGTCGCTGATGTCGAGCCGGCCCGAATGCACCGCGCGGGCATAATCGAGCGCGGCCCGGACGACTGCGTCATTGCCGTCGAGCCGCGGCTTCGCGGTGCCGTCATGGCGCAGCCCGTGGGCGAACCCGGCATCGGCGAGCAATTGCCCGAGCTGCGCGGCCTGCGCGGCGGAGAGCGTCGGCAGCGGCACGACCTGAACCGGCGCGACAGGCGGCACCGACTGCACCACCGGCGCGGCCGGGGTCTGCTGCGCAAGGCCGGGCACACTCACCAGCCCCACGACGCTCGCCACGGCGGCGCCAAGCTGCACGGATCTGCCCAAACTCACTCGCAATTTCACTGGTCATTACTCCTGCCCGGCTGTCCACCCCCCGGTAAATCAGCTGAATCGCGTTGCTAATAGGCGAATTTCGGGTGCGAGTGCGAGCAACTATTGACCCGCGGCCGATATATGCCGGCCGCGGGTCAAAACAGGGGCGCGGATTACTGTCCGAACCCGCGCCCGGCACCCGCGCCCGACCGGGCTCCTTCTCAAGAACGACCGCAGCCGCCCGACCTTGCCAGCTTTCTTCGCGTCCCGCTAAGCTCGCGCGAAATTCGGCGCGATCCAGCCGCCGGGACAGGAGAGATCATGGTCGTCCGCCGCGGATTCCTCGCCGGTGCGCTCGCGCTGCCGCTCGTCGCGCATGCCCAGCCCCAGGAAAGCTGGGAAGAGAAACGCCAGCGCCAGCTCAAGGACGATTGGCCGTGGCTCGGTCGCTATGCCGAGGAGAACCGCCAGCTGCGCGCCGCGGGCACGAAGACCAACATCGTCTTCATGGGCGATTCGATCACCGAGGGCTGGCGGGGCCAGCGCCCGGCTTTCTTCAGGCCCGGCCGCGTCGGCCGCGGGATCAGCGGACAGACCACCCCGCAAATGGTGCTGCGGATGATGGCCGACGTGGTCGGGTTGAAGCCGCGTTACGTCCACATCATGGCCGCGACCAATGACGTGGCGGGCAACACCGGCAAGATCACACTCGCCCAGACCTGCCACAATTTCCGGATGATGACTGCGATCGCACAGGCCAATCGCATCCACGTGCTGCTCGCCTCGGTGCCGCCCGCCGATCATTTCCCATGGCGCCAGGGGCTCGAGACGGTGAAGCCGATCCGCGCGATCAACGCGTGGCTCAAAGACTATGCGAAGACCGCCGGGGCGACCTGGATCGATTATTGGCCGGTGCTCGCCGACGAGAAAGGCGCGATGAAGCCCGGCCTCGCCACCGACGGGGTGCACCCGACCGATGAAGGCTATGACCGGATGGCCACCGTGATCGAGCCGTTCCTGCGGGCGCGGAAACTATGAGGCGAACGGGGTTTTTCGCCTTCTGACCCCATCGCCCCAATTGCGGACGTACTGTCTTCAATCAGACTGTTCGGATGAATGAAGAGAAGCCTTCCGAACGCCTCATCGAGCAAAGGCTGCGAAACCGCATAATGGAAGAACTTTGGGGCCACTCCAGAGATCATACATGGATCAAGGAGGTCGGGGCGGTCGAATGGTTCGAAAGCTTCTTCGATCACTTTCCTTACGAGGGGCAGCCCCACGGGTACCCCGCCATGACCACAGATGAAGCGACCGCTGTCGGGGCCGTGTGCCTGACCATGCAGCAAGCAATTGCAGACCTCCCGAAAAACCCGACCGTTCAACAGATAATCCACTCCGGCTGGCCCGATCGAATCAGGCCAGTAGCTCAAAGTGCGCTTGACCTGTTGACGGTTCGGGGCAGGCTCGCAGAGGAGTTCGAGGAGGCAGAGCCAAGCTCCCCCATACCTTGGCCGCCGAACGGCAGCTAACGCCAGCTTCAGCCATTCAGTGCTCCTGCGAAGGCAGGAGCCCAGGGCCGTGCAGCCCTCCGCTATCTTGGGCTCCTGCTTTCGCAGGAGCACGAGAAGAGAACGGCAGATAACCCCCAAATCCCGGACGCCCTGTTTCCGGCTGTAGCGCGCGGGTGCCCTGAACCTGCCGTTCCGCTTAGGAAACCTGCCGGGCGGCGAGTGCTCCAATTGCGGACGTTGACCGCCGCCGATGATCGCGCGATCCTGATATATGCATCAGGACATCGCCGTGGCCTTCGTCGCCCTCTCGTCAAGGGCGAAGATCGCCGTTCTCGCTCGGACCATTCACATGGAAACGATCCATGTGCGCGGCGCACATCTGGATCATCCCGATGACCCGATGCGCCTTTACCAGTCCAGCGAGTTCATCCACCGCCTGTCCGGATTCATCATGAGACTTACCCGCGATCCAGACCTGGGTGAGCGCGATATGACACACGCGGCCGCGTCATTGGTCGAAGGTATCGAACCGCGTGGCCAATATTATCTGGATAGGCTCAGCGAGTGGATCGCCGAGGCAGAGGCAATTTCCTGACGACCGCTTCACCATTCGCGGTCATTCCCGACCCAGCTGGCGGTGCGTGTTGCCCGAAACCTGTTGGCCCGCTTTCGGCGGTAAGCGGACGGCAGCTACCATCCGCCAACGGATGTTCATCTATTGGAGAATGCGAGCGAAATCCTCCGCGAGTGGCTTGCCGAGCAACGGGCGGACAAGATCCACGGCGGACGGAGAACCGTCAAAGGCTTCGATGAACTCGTCGCGAATGGCCTCCCGAATGCGCGAGTCGTTCGAGCCGTACAGGTCTTCGATCGCGGCAATTCCGCGCGACAGTTCGGGCATGACCGTTCCAGCCGCGGCAAGGGTAGCGAGGTAGCGGGCGAAAGCCGCCAGGATGACACCTGGCAGATCGTCGCAATCATCGACCAGCACATATTCCTCCGAAAGCGCGAATGCTGGAAAACGCGCTTTCAGCGTCGGGACAACGGCCAGATAGCTATCTTCGATCGGAACGCCGGGTAGCTGCATCGATTGAGGATGCAGCGATCCGCCGACGTCCGCAATCCCGGACATTCGGGCGGGGCCTGGTGCGCGGGTGCCCTGAACCTGTCGTTCCCTTTTGGGGCGGCAAACCTGCCGGTCGGCTATCCCCCGGTTGCGGACGTTCAGATATTCTCCCGGTCAGCCAGGGCGACCACCTCACGCTGCCGATTGAGATCGTCGTCAACGTCCTGAATGATCGTCTCCAGCTGCTCGGCAGTCAGAATCCAGGGGGATGCGGCGCCCTGCAGGAAGTCTCTCTTCTCGTCGCCGCGCATCGACCACCATCCGATATTCACACTGTCTTTGAGCACCCTCTCCGCGATCTGGAGCAGGGCCATCCTGTCGAAACATTCTCCCGCCGCGGGTCGCTTATGGCCCGTAGCCGCGTAAAGCTGGTTGATCAGGCCCGGGAGTTGCGGATGGAACATCGTCTCAACATCGAAACGCTCGCCAAACTTCGATTTCATCAAAAGGGCGAGCATAATGGCCGCGCCGCCGTTCAGGCGGATCGAGTCGGAATCAGCGTCATAGGTTGGGAAGGTCATCCAGCCCTCTGGGATTCAGTTAGACGCCGCCATACAGGCGCGGGCTCGTGCGACCAATGTCGCTAACCACCACTTACGGCTATTGGCGATTTGCGAGATCGCTTCCACGGTTCTGCGGCGAGGGTAAGCTCCGCGCCCGTGCGCATCGATGGCAATATTCTCGGACAATAAGTTCCATTCGCTGCAGTTTTGGGTAGTCTGAGGGCGACCACCGGATTCGTGCGCCTGCGAAAGCAGGCGCCCAGGATCACAAGCGAACCGGTCTGAAACGCTGGCTTCCGCTTCCGCGGGAGCACGGCAGGAGAGAGATAAGATGCGGGTCACGCCGAGGGACGCCATCATTGTCGGTATCGCGGCGCTGTCGGGCTGGGCGATCGCCGCATCTGCGCAAACCGCTCCCGCAAAGCTCGGCCCTGCGGTGTTCGACTGGGCGAGAATGGAAGCGAAGACCACCGATGTCGGCGCAATCCGGAATCTCGTCCGCCAGCCCACCGCGACGCTCGACGAGCTCGAGATGCACGTCACCACGCTCAATCCCGGGCTCGCCTCGCATGCCCCCCACACCCATCCCAATGAGGAATTGGTGATCGTCCGCGAAGGCATTGTCGAGGTGCTGAACGGCGGGACCTGGAAGCGTCTCGGCCCCGGCTCGGTGATCTTCAACGCTTCCAATTCGCCGCACGCGCTGCGCAATGTCGGTGCAACACCGGCGACCTATCACGTGATCAACTGGAAGACGCCGGCAACGCCCGCGAATTGAGGAGAAGATATGCACCGTCGCACGATGCTCACCGGCGCCGGACTGGCCGGAATCACCGCCGCGCTGCCGCCCGAGCTGCTCGCCGCCCAGTCGCAGAGCCAGGGCAATGCCGTCTCCGCCGACGCCGCGCCCGCCGGCCCCGAACCGACCGCGAAGCACCGGATCAAGTTCGGCGTGATCGGCCTCGATCACGCGCATATCTATGGCATGACCGACGCGATGATCCGCGGCGGCGGCACGCCGGTCGCCTTCTTCGCCACCGATCCGAAGCAGATCGAGACGTTCGGCAAGCGCTACGGCAACGGCGTCAAGCTCGCGAAGAGCGAAGACGAGATCCTCGGCGACAAGGGCATCCAGCTGATCATCGGCGCGCCGATCCCCGATTTGCGCGCGCCGCTTGGCATTCGCGCGATGCGCGCCGGCAAGGACTATCTCGGCGACAAGCCCGCGGTCACCAGCCTCGATCAGCTCGCCGAGGTCCGCCGCGCGGTGAAGGAGACCGGCCGCAAGTTCGCGATCATGTATTCGGAGCGGCTCGAGGTGCGCGCCGCGGTCCATGCCGGCGATCTCGTCGCGCAGGGCGCGATCGGCAAGGTGATCCAGACGGTCAATCTCGCCCCGCACCGGGTCAGCGCGCCCAGCCGCCCCGACTGGTTCTGGGACAAGGCTCGCTACGGCGGCATCCTCACCGATATCGGCAGCCACCAGGCCGATCAGTTCCTGTTCTACACCGGCTCGACTTCGGCGCAGGTCGTCGCTTCGCAGACCGGCAATCTCCATTGGCCCGACAAGCCGAAATTCGAGGATTTCGGCGACATGATCGCCACCGGCAACGGGGGGACGGGCTATATCCGGGTCGACTGGTTCACTCCGGATGGCCTGCCGACCTGGGGCGACGGCCGCCTGTTCCTCGTCGGCACCGAAGGCTCGATCGAGCTTCGCAAATATGTCGACGTCGCGGGCCGTCCGGGGGGCAACCACCTGTTCATCACCGACAAGAAGGGCGTGCGTTATGTCGATTGCTCGAAAGTGCCGCTGCCGTTCGGCCCGCAATTCGTGACCGACGTGGTCGAGCGATCGTCGATCGCGCAGGATCAGGATCAGGCGCTGCTCGCCGCCGAACTGGTGCTGACCGCGCAGAAGAACGCGACCCGGCCCAAGCTGGGATGATGATCAATCGTCGTCCCGGCTTTCGCCGGGATCTCGGGCCGCGAGCGAACGGTCTGCGGCATGAGGTCCCGGCTTTCGCCGGGACGACGGCGGAATAGGAGGACAGTCGATGACTCTCGAGACAACCCGACGCGGCATCCTGAAGACCGGCGCGGCGCTGGCCGCCCCGACGATCGTCCCCGCCAGCGTGTTCGGCCAGAATGCGCCGTCGAACCGGGTGGTGATCGGCGCGATCGGCGTAGGGCGCATCTCGCGCATCCACGACATGAAGGAAGTCCACAAGCACAAGGACGCCCAGATCGTCGCGGTCTGCGACGTCGACACCGTCCGCCTGGGGGCGGGCAAGGAACTGGTCGACTCGCGCTACACCGCCAGCACCGGCAAGCCCTATGCCGGCACGCGGATGTACCATGATTATCGCGAGCTGCTGGCGAACAAGGAGATCGATGCGGTCCTGATCTCCACGCCCGATCACCAGCATGCGCCGCAGGCGGTGCACGCGGTCCGCGCGGGCAAGCACGTCTATCTCCAGAAGCCCGCCGCGCTGACCATCGCCGAGGGCCGGGCGATGGCCGATGCGGTCAAGGCGAGCGGGCGCATCGTGCAGATCGGCTCGCAGCAGCGCGCGCAGGATCCGTGGCCGCAATTCCACCGCGCCTGCGAGCTGGTCCGCAACGGCCGCATCGGCACGCTCCGCCATGTCGAGGTGGGGTTGCCGGGCGATCCTTCGGGACCCGAGGCGCCGGCGATGCCCGTACCGCGCAACCTCAATTACGACGCGTGGCTCGGCACCACGCCCGAAGTGCCCTATACCGAGATCGGCGTGCATCCGCAGGATTCGTTCGAGAACCGGCCGGGCTGGCTGCGCATCGAGCAATATGGCGCCGGGATGATCACCGGCTGGGGCTCGCACCATATCGATACCGCCCATTGGGGCATGGACATGGAGCATTCGGGCCCGGTCGAGATCTGGGGCAAGGCCGAATTCCCCAAGAGCGGCCTGTGGAACGTCCATGGCGCCTTCGAGACGCATGCCCGCTACGCCAATGGCGTGACGATGACCGTGTCGGGGGCTTTGCCCAACGGCGTGAAGTTCATCGGCGACAAGGGCTGGATCTTCGTCACGCGGAGCGGCGCGGTGACCGCTTCGGACCCGAGCGGGCCGCAGATCGATCCGCTGCAGGCGAGCGATCCCAAGATCCTGACCAGCGTGATCGGTCCCAACGAAGTGCACCTCCTCAAGGTCCCCGAGCAGCATCGCAACTGGCTCGACGCGATTTTGACCAGCGTGCCGGTCAGCGCGCCGGCGGAGGTGGGGCACCGCGCCTGCTCGACCTGTCTGCTCCACTGGACCGCGATGAAGACCGGGCGCCGGCTCAAATGGGATCCGAAGGCGGAACGCTTCCTCGGCGACGATGAAGCCAATGCTATGCTCCGTCGTCCACAACGCGCAAAATACGCGATCTAGCGTCGCTCGACCAAATTCCCCGTTCCCGGGCAAAACGCGCGCACGCTCGACGCGGCCGGTGTCAACTTCGGCGTGCGCATGTTCCACCTTTTCCCTATGCCGCCCGGAGAAAGTGCAAACCGCCAAAGGACCCCTGAATGATCCGCACTGGACTGATCGGCTACGGCCTTGGCGGCTCGGCATTCCATGCTCCGCTGATCGACGCCGTGCCCGAACTGGAGCTCGCAGCGATCGTCACTTCGCGCGCCGACGCAGTGGGGGAGCGCTATCCGGGGGTGCAGGCGGTGCCCGATGTCGCGGCGCTGCTCGTCGATCCGGATATCGCGCTGGTCGTGATCTCTACTCCGAACGACACGCATTTCCCGCTGGCCGGGGCCGCGCTCGAGGCGGGCAAGCACGTCGTGATCGACAAGCCCTTCGCCAACACCGTCGCCGAGGCCGAAGCATTGATCGCGCTGGCCGAGGTGAAGGGCAGGGTGTTGAGCGTCTTCCACAACCGCCGCTGGGACGGCGACTTCCTCACCCTGCGCAACTTGGTGGATCAGGGAAGTTTCGGAGAAATCACGCTTTATGAAGCGCGCTGGGATCGCTTCCGCCCCGCATTGCGCGACAGCTGGCACGAAAATGCGGGGCCGGGCGGCGGTATCCTGATCGATCTTGGCCCCCATCTGATCGATCAGGCACTCGCACTGTTCGGCCCGCCCGAAAGGGTGACCGCCGACATCACCGCGCAGCGCAAAGGTTCGCTGGTCGACGATTATTTCGAGCTGACGCTGCATTATGGGCGGATGCGCGCATTGCTCTCCTCGGCCTCGATCGTTCCGGCGCCGAGGCCGCGCTTTGCCGTTCACGGCACCAAAGCGAGCTTCGTCAAACATGGGCTCGACCCGCAGGAAGCGCAGCTGCGCGCCGGCGCGCGCGCCGACGACCCGTACCACGGCGTCGAGGAGCCGGCGCAATATGGTGTGCTGGTCTCCAGTGACGGATCGAAGCAAACCGTTCCTTCTGAGCGCGGCGACTATCGGCGCTTCTATTCGGGCGTCGCGCAGGCAATCTACGAGCAGGTACCGCCGCCGGTGGCCCCGGCCGATGCGCTTGCCTGCCTCAGGATCATCGAGCTGTCCCGGCAGAGCGCGGCAGAGGGCCGATCGTTACCGTTCTGATATGATCGGGCTCGGGCATTTCCCTTAGGTGGGACGGCGTGGCGATGCGTCTATACAAAACGCTTTCCGCGGCCGCGTTCCGAGACTAGGGATTTTGCATGCTGAGCCTTCTGGCTGCGCTGTCCAATGGCAGCTACGCGCCGCATGGGGCGGCCATGGCCTGGCGATCCGACCTTTTATGGTCGAATGTCGCCGCCGACGCGATTCTGGCGCTTGCTTATTTCTTGATCGCGCTGGGCCTCGCCGTGCTGATCCGCCGCCGCCGCGATTTCGCGTTCGGCTGGATGTTTTGGTGCTTCGCGCTTTTCCTGGCCGCGGACTCGCTCAATCATTTAATGAGCATTGTCACTTTGTGGCATCCTTTCTATGGCTTGCAGGCAATAGTTAAGGGGTTGACCGCTGCTGCGTCGATCGCGACGGCGATTGCCCTCTGGCCTCTCGTCTCAAAGGTGATTTCGATGCCCTCGCGCGCGCAGCTCTCTGCCGCAAATGCCGAACTGGAAGCTATCGTCGAGGAGCGCGACGCCGCACTCGCCGAGCTTCGCGAGCAGATCGCGCATCGGCGCGATCTCGAGGCAGCGTTGCTCCAGTCGCAGAAGCTCGAGGCGATCGGCCAATTGACCGGCGGCATCGCGCACGATTTCAACAATTTGCTGCAGGCCGTTGCCGGCAATCTGGAGCTGATCGCCCGCAAGCCCGACGATATCGACCGCGTCGTCAGCTGGAGCGCTAGCGCACTGAATGCCGTCGAGCGCGGACGGCTGCTCACGGGGCAACTCCTCGCCTTTTCGAGCAAGCAGCGCGTCGACCTCCAGTCGGTGCGGCTCACCGAACTGATCGGCGGAGTCAAGGATTTGCTCGAGCGGGCCGTGGCGCCGCTCGGCCAGGTGGGAGTCGAACGGATCGACCCCGGCCTCAACGTGGAAGTGGATGCGCTCCAGCTCGAACTGGCGCTGCTCAACCTCGCCTTCAACGCGCGCGATGCGATGCCCGAAGGCGGCACGTTGACGATCTCGGCCGAGCATCGCAGCGGCGCGGTGTCCCCCGAGCTGCCGGTCGGCGATTATGTCGCACTTATTCTGTCGGACACCGGCGTCGGCATGTCACCGGAAGTGCGCGCCCGCGCGGCAGAGCCGTTCTTCACCACCAAGGCGGCGGGGAAGGGCACCGGCATGGGGCTTTCCATGGCGCTCGGCGTGGCGCGTCGCTCGGGCGGATCACTTGCGATCGATAGCGAAGAGGGGCGGGGAACCGCGATCACGCTGTTCTTGCGGGTGGCCGCCGGTCAGCCGCGGCGGATCGTCGGCGACGATGCCCGGTCGGATACCCGGATCGATCTTTCGGGATACACCATCGCGCTGGTCGACGACGACGCGCAGGTGCGCGGCTCACTGGCCGATACGCTGATTTCGGCCGGAGCGACGGTGCGCGAGGCAGCGGACGGCGGGGCAGGGGTCGAACTCGTCCGTAGCGTTCGCCCCGATCTGCTGGTGGTCGACTTCGCGATGCCGGGGATGACCGGCGCCGATGTCGTCGGGCAGGTGCGCGAGGAACACCCCGATCTGCCGGTCGTACTCGTTACCGGCTTTGCCGACACCGCGAAGCTCAACGCAGTTGCCGACGCCAGCGTGGCGGTGCTGTGGAAACCCTTCGAGGCGCAGGAATTGCTGCGGAAGGTCGCCGGGCTGCTCCGCCGCTAGGGCAAGGCGCGGCGCAGTTCCTCGATCCATGTCGTCGCGACGCTGTCCGAAGGCGCCCGCCAGTCGCCGCGCGGGCTGAGCGCGCCGCCGGCCGAAACCTTGGGGCCGTTGGGCATGGCCGAGCGCTTGAACTGGCTGGTCTGGAAGAAGCGGAACAGGAAGGTCTCGAGCCATTTGGCGATGGTCTCTAGATCGTACTCGTTGCGCCCCGCCTCGAAGCCGATCGGCCACAGTCCGGCTTCGCGATCCCGCCATGCATGCCAGGCGAGAAAGGCGATCTTCGAGGGGCGCAGACCGTGGCGGACCACGTAATGGAGGAAGAAATCGTGGAGCTCATAGGGGCCGATGCGGTCCTGCGTACTCTGCATCTTGCCGTCGGCGTCCGCGGGGACGAGTTCGGGCGAGATCTCCGTGTTCAGTATCTGGTCCAGCGTGGTGGCGGCATCGTCGGCGAACTGACCGGTCTGCAAGGTCCAGCGGATAAGATATTGTATCAGTGTCTTCGGAACCCCCGCATTGACGCCATAATGGCTCATCTGATCGCCGACGCCATAAGTGCACCAGCCGAGCGCCAGCTCGGACAGGTCGCCGGTGCCGACAACGAAGCCCTGACGCTGGTTGGCGAGGCGGAAGAGATAGTCGGTGCGCAGTCCCGCCTGAACGTTCTCGAAAGTCACGTCATAGACCGGCTGGCCTTCGGCGAACGGATGGCCGAGATCGGCCAGCATCTGCCGCGCCGTGGGTCGGATGTCGATTTCCTCGCCGGTGACACCCAACGCCCGCATCAGCGCCCAGGCATTCGCCTTCGTCGCTTCCCCGGTCGCGAAACCGGGCATGGTGAAGCCGAGAATCTCCGAACGCGGCCGGCCGAGCCGGTCCATCGCCTTGCACGCGACGATCAGCGCATGCGTCGAATCGAGCCCGCCCGAGACACCGATCACAAGATGCTTGCTGCCAGTAGATTCGAGCCGCTTTCGAAGGCCCTCGACCTGGATGTTGAAAGCTTCGTAGCAATCCTCCTCCAGCCGCGCAGGGGTATTGGGTACGAAGGGGAAGCGGCGTAGCGGGCGGATGAGCCCACGATCGGCCATGTCGGGCTGATGCGCGAAGGCGATGCGGCGGAAGCGCATCTCGGGATGGCTGGCGTAGCGCGTGCTGTCGTTGAAGGTGCCGTTGCGCATCCGCTCGAGCCGCAGCCGTTCGAGATCGAGATCGGCGCACACCACTTCGGTGGTCAGCTCGAAACGTTCGGAGCGGGCGAGCAATTCGCCGGATTCGTAGATCAGGCCTTGGCCGTCCCAGGCGAGATCGGTGGTGCTCTCGCCGGGACCCGAGGCCGAATAGAGATAGGCCGAAAGCGTCCGCGCCGATTGCGCGGCGCAGAGCATTTCGCGCTCGCGCCCCTTGCCGATCACGATATTCGAGGCGGAGAGGTTGCACAGCACCAGGGCGCCGGCGAGCGCCCCATCGGTGGAGGGCGGGGTGGGCGCCCAATAATCCTCGCAAATCTCGATGTGGAAGACGAAGTCCTCGAGGTCGGACGCGGCGAAGATCAGATCGGCCCCGAATGGGGCGGTTTGCCCCGCGACAGTGATATCGAGTCCGGCGAGGCCCAGCCCCGAGGCGAACCAGCGTTTCTCGTAATATTCGCGGTAATTGGGCAGGAACTGCTTGGGCACCACGCCGAGGATGCGGCCGCGAGCGATCGCCAGCGCGCAATTGTAGAGCCGGCCGTTGCGGCGAAGCGCCGCACCGACCAGCAGCACCGGCTTCAATTTCGTGCTGGCCGCGACGATCGCGGCGATCCCCGCCTCGGTCGCATCGAGGATCGCGTCCTGCAAATGCAGGTCGTCGATCGCATAGGTTGTGACGTTGAGCTCGGGAAAGACCAGCAGGTCGGCGCCCTCGGCATCGCCCTGCTGCGCCAGCGCGATCGTCGCGGCGGCGTTGGCGGCGGGATCTCCCACGACAACCGAGGGCGTGCACACGCCCGCGCGGATCATACCCTGGCGGTGGAGCGAGAAAAACGGGTGGGACTTCGCCATCACAGCGCCTCCGATAGCATTTCAAGCCCGACGCGGAGGCATTCGATTCGCACCGGCCCGCGGCCGATGTCACCGAAATGCGCTTCGCGGTGCTCGGTCGGGCGACCGTCGCGTGCGCAAGCGAAATGGACCAGCCCCGGCTCGTCGCCGGGCGCACCCGCGCCGGCAAACCCGGTCACTGACAATGCGACCTGTGCCTTGCTGAAGCGCAATGCGCCCTCGGCCATGCGCCGTGCCACGGCTTCGCTGACGGCGCCTTCGGCTTCGATCAGCTCGGGAGCGATTCCGAGCATCTCGGCCTTGGCTTCGTTGGTATAGACGACGAAGCCCCGTTCGAACGCGTGGCTCGCGCCCTCGACATCGGTGAACAGCGAGGCGAGCAGACCGCCAGTGCAGCTTTCCGCGGTGGCGATCGACAGATCTTTGTCACAGGCACGCTCGAGCAGCTTGCGCGCGGCGGCGTCGA
Protein-coding regions in this window:
- a CDS encoding NAD(+) synthase, with amino-acid sequence MAKSHPFFSLHRQGMIRAGVCTPSVVVGDPAANAAATIALAQQGDAEGADLLVFPELNVTTYAIDDLHLQDAILDATEAGIAAIVAASTKLKPVLLVGAALRRNGRLYNCALAIARGRILGVVPKQFLPNYREYYEKRWFASGLGLAGLDITVAGQTAPFGADLIFAASDLEDFVFHIEICEDYWAPTPPSTDGALAGALVLCNLSASNIVIGKGREREMLCAAQSARTLSAYLYSASGPGESTTDLAWDGQGLIYESGELLARSERFELTTEVVCADLDLERLRLERMRNGTFNDSTRYASHPEMRFRRIAFAHQPDMADRGLIRPLRRFPFVPNTPARLEEDCYEAFNIQVEGLRKRLESTGSKHLVIGVSGGLDSTHALIVACKAMDRLGRPRSEILGFTMPGFATGEATKANAWALMRALGVTGEEIDIRPTARQMLADLGHPFAEGQPVYDVTFENVQAGLRTDYLFRLANQRQGFVVGTGDLSELALGWCTYGVGDQMSHYGVNAGVPKTLIQYLIRWTLQTGQFADDAATTLDQILNTEISPELVPADADGKMQSTQDRIGPYELHDFFLHYVVRHGLRPSKIAFLAWHAWRDREAGLWPIGFEAGRNEYDLETIAKWLETFLFRFFQTSQFKRSAMPNGPKVSAGGALSPRGDWRAPSDSVATTWIEELRRALP
- a CDS encoding CinA family protein, translated to MTETLSPVLPDEVDAAARKLLERACDKDLSIATAESCTGGLLASLFTDVEGASHAFERGFVVYTNEAKAEMLGIAPELIEAEGAVSEAVARRMAEGALRFSKAQVALSVTGFAGAGAPGDEPGLVHFACARDGRPTEHREAHFGDIGRGPVRIECLRVGLEMLSEAL
- a CDS encoding response regulator: MLSLLAALSNGSYAPHGAAMAWRSDLLWSNVAADAILALAYFLIALGLAVLIRRRRDFAFGWMFWCFALFLAADSLNHLMSIVTLWHPFYGLQAIVKGLTAAASIATAIALWPLVSKVISMPSRAQLSAANAELEAIVEERDAALAELREQIAHRRDLEAALLQSQKLEAIGQLTGGIAHDFNNLLQAVAGNLELIARKPDDIDRVVSWSASALNAVERGRLLTGQLLAFSSKQRVDLQSVRLTELIGGVKDLLERAVAPLGQVGVERIDPGLNVEVDALQLELALLNLAFNARDAMPEGGTLTISAEHRSGAVSPELPVGDYVALILSDTGVGMSPEVRARAAEPFFTTKAAGKGTGMGLSMALGVARRSGGSLAIDSEEGRGTAITLFLRVAAGQPRRIVGDDARSDTRIDLSGYTIALVDDDAQVRGSLADTLISAGATVREAADGGAGVELVRSVRPDLLVVDFAMPGMTGADVVGQVREEHPDLPVVLVTGFADTAKLNAVADASVAVLWKPFEAQELLRKVAGLLRR